From the Geovibrio ferrireducens genome, the window GTCTCGGCTGGAAGGTACTTATACCGATTGCCCTTGCCAACCTTATGATAACGGCAATCGTGGTTCACATTGTCAGGTAGGGGTGAAGCATGAAAAATATATTCGATACTCTGCTCTTAACTGAAATTTTTCAGGGTCTTGGAATTACCCTGAAACATTTGTTCAAGAAGAAGGTAACGTACAAATACCCTTATGAGGATACCCCGGTATTCCCCAGATTCAGGGGTGTTCAGTACATTAAAACCCATGAAAACGGCGCTACCAAATGTGTCGGCTGCTACCTCTGTCAGAAGGTATGCCCTTCCGAGTGCATACACATAGTGACAGACTGCGGACCGAACGGCGAAAGGCTTATCCGTAAATACGAGCTGGATCTTTCCCGCTGCATTTACTGCGGTTTCTGCGAAGAGGCATGCCCGGTTGACGCGGTTCACATGGGGCGCAACTATCACACAACAGACTCAACCAGAGACAATTATGTGATAAACATGAAAACTCTTTCTGAAAACTACAAAAAGGAACTGGCTGACGCACAGGCTAAAGGAGAGCAGTTATGATGGCGCAAATTGCATTTTACATTCTTGCGGGTTTGGCCGTGGTTTCAGCTCTCGGTGTCATCACACGTGAGAACCCCGTTCACTCGGCTCTCTGGATGCTCCTTACGTTTTTCAGCGTTGCGGGAATCTTTGTTCAGCTCGGTGCGGAATTCGTTGCGGCGATTCAGGTTCTCGTCTACGCAGGCGCGATTCTGGTTCTGTATCTCTTTGTGGTTATGCTGCTTAACCCCCGTTCGGGCGGTTTCATCAGGATGCCCGCGAAATACATAATCGGCTCGGCTGTTTCGGTTGTGGTCTTCTTTCAGATCGCTATCACAATCTGGAGCTCCGGAGTCTTCAAAAACGGCGCTATCGGACCGCTTCCCTACGTAGAAGGCATGAACAACGTCAGGGCATACGGAAACGTACTGTTCACAAAGTATCTGGTACCCTTTGAAATCGCTTCCATACTTCTTCTTGTTGCGATGATCGGTGCCATCGTAATAGCAAGAAAGGACTAGGAGGGGACTATGGAATTGACGCTGGCTCATTACCTTATACTCAGCGCGGTTATATTCGCCCTTGGAATGGCAGGGGTTCTGATAAGGAAAAACCTCATCGTTATGTTCATGTCGCTTGAGCTTATGCTTAACGCGGTGAACATCAACCTCGCTGCTTTTTCCAACTATCTGCAGGATATGACCGGACAGATTTTCATAGTCTTCGTCATGGCGGTGGCCGCTGCCGAAGCTGCAGTGGGACTCGCGCTCATTATCAGTCTGTTCAGAAACAAACAGACTATTAATGCCGAAGAACTTAATATCATGAGAGGATAGGGGTAGGATATGCATTTGGAGGTCTTGATACTTCTCGGGCCGTTGGTTGCTTTTCTTATCAACGGTCTGTTCGGAAGGCTCTACATCAAAAATAACGCGCACTTCGTCGCGATTGCGGGTGTCGGTCTTTCATGGATTGTGTCAATCATCACTTTTTTCAGAGTGATGGGCGGGCACAGTGTGGATGCCACCCTATATAACTGGGTTGTTGCGGGCAAATACAGTGTTCCCTTCGGAATACTTGTGGATCCGCTTACTGCAATAATGCTCATAGTCGTTACCACCGTCAGCACGATGGTGCACATCTACTCCATGGGCTATATGCATGACGATGAGGGATACTGGAGATTCTTTACCTATCTTTCAGTGTTCACCTTCTCAATGCTCATTCTCGTTATGGGGAACAACTTCCTCATGCTTTTCGTGGGCTGGGAGCTTGTGGGTCTTTCTTCTTACCTGCTTATCGGCTTCTGGTTCTATAAAAAGAGCGCTGCGGACGCATGTAAGAAAGCTTTCGTAATGAACAGGGTCGGGGACTTCGGTTTCTACATAGGCCTTCTGCTCGTTATCATAACATTTAAAGGTCTTAACTACAGCGACGCTTTCCAGTATGAGTCCATCCAGGCGATAAAAGCCAGCACATATACTGTGTTCGGCATGCAGTTCAGCCTGATAGACCTTATGACGCTCGGCCTCTTCTGCGGCGCTATGGGTAAATCAGCCCAGTTCCCGCTGCATACCTGGCTTCCTGACGCTATGGAAGGCCCCACACCCGTTTCGGCACTTATCCACGCCGCAACGATGGTTACCGCAGGGGTTTACATGGTTGCGCGCTGCAACGCTCTGTTCTCAGAGGCGCACATAACCAGCATGCTTGTTGTTTATGTGGGTATGTTCACCGCACTTCTCGGCGCTACAATCGGTCTTACCCAGTATGACCTTAAGCGCATACTCGCTTACTCAACCGTTTCGCAGCTTGGCTACATGATAATGGCCACAGGTGTGGGC encodes:
- the nuoI gene encoding NADH-quinone oxidoreductase subunit NuoI encodes the protein MKNIFDTLLLTEIFQGLGITLKHLFKKKVTYKYPYEDTPVFPRFRGVQYIKTHENGATKCVGCYLCQKVCPSECIHIVTDCGPNGERLIRKYELDLSRCIYCGFCEEACPVDAVHMGRNYHTTDSTRDNYVINMKTLSENYKKELADAQAKGEQL
- a CDS encoding NADH-quinone oxidoreductase subunit J family protein, whose translation is MAQIAFYILAGLAVVSALGVITRENPVHSALWMLLTFFSVAGIFVQLGAEFVAAIQVLVYAGAILVLYLFVVMLLNPRSGGFIRMPAKYIIGSAVSVVVFFQIAITIWSSGVFKNGAIGPLPYVEGMNNVRAYGNVLFTKYLVPFEIASILLLVAMIGAIVIARKD
- the nuoK gene encoding NADH-quinone oxidoreductase subunit NuoK; translation: MELTLAHYLILSAVIFALGMAGVLIRKNLIVMFMSLELMLNAVNINLAAFSNYLQDMTGQIFIVFVMAVAAAEAAVGLALIISLFRNKQTINAEELNIMRG
- the nuoL gene encoding NADH-quinone oxidoreductase subunit L, which encodes MHLEVLILLGPLVAFLINGLFGRLYIKNNAHFVAIAGVGLSWIVSIITFFRVMGGHSVDATLYNWVVAGKYSVPFGILVDPLTAIMLIVVTTVSTMVHIYSMGYMHDDEGYWRFFTYLSVFTFSMLILVMGNNFLMLFVGWELVGLSSYLLIGFWFYKKSAADACKKAFVMNRVGDFGFYIGLLLVIITFKGLNYSDAFQYESIQAIKASTYTVFGMQFSLIDLMTLGLFCGAMGKSAQFPLHTWLPDAMEGPTPVSALIHAATMVTAGVYMVARCNALFSEAHITSMLVVYVGMFTALLGATIGLTQYDLKRILAYSTVSQLGYMIMATGVGAYVAGIFHLFTHAFFKGLLFLCSGSVMHAMHGDLDVRKMGGLKKKMPITYWTYLIGCIAIAGIPPLAGFWSKDEILAMTFANGHMFPWFVATVVAGMTAFYMFRSFFLVFEGTPRNQHMHDHAHESPVTMTGPLVFLAILSVLAGAVFGYPLENGFIHHFLGPVLTPEGAHPHHLEHSTALMLMVLSIVVAAAGIFISWLYYIKVPSLPGKTVKAFKPVHTFFYNKWFFDELYDAIIVFPIVTISRFLWRGFDVNVIDFTVNAFGKVPMFIGGVARHLQTGRMQTYIFTMVVGVIVLFTIFYTV